From a single Lentisphaera profundi genomic region:
- a CDS encoding TetR/AcrR family transcriptional regulator, giving the protein MDLSHYSRQNTKTRILIAASRVFSQKGYENTTVQDICTASDANIAAVNYHYKSKENLYKTVWTHLYTINEDANNEIFRDDLDPELQLRHFVSNRVKSTSDEGELGFLSKLISYELNSPSPSYDYLYETYIQQRCKWILNLANRLSNKSLSDSTLAQIFFFINSPIIRLNDHLSDKKRSQTNDPINNDEMIDNMYNYILGGIKQICQEQQQQKPLIS; this is encoded by the coding sequence ATGGATCTATCCCACTACTCACGACAAAACACCAAAACGCGAATTTTGATTGCTGCCTCACGAGTTTTTTCTCAGAAAGGTTATGAAAACACCACTGTACAAGACATTTGCACCGCATCCGATGCAAATATTGCCGCTGTTAACTACCATTATAAAAGCAAAGAAAATCTCTACAAAACAGTATGGACTCATCTGTATACAATAAATGAGGATGCAAACAATGAAATCTTCCGAGATGACCTCGATCCTGAACTACAACTTCGTCACTTTGTCAGTAATCGCGTGAAATCTACTTCTGATGAAGGTGAATTAGGCTTTTTGTCAAAGCTTATTTCTTATGAACTCAACAGCCCTAGCCCCAGCTATGACTACTTATATGAAACATATATTCAACAGCGTTGTAAGTGGATTCTCAACTTAGCCAATCGTCTGTCAAATAAGAGCTTATCTGATTCTACTTTGGCGCAAATATTCTTTTTTATTAATAGCCCCATTATTCGCTTGAATGATCACCTAAGTGATAAAAAACGAAGTCAAACAAATGACCCCATCAATAATGATGAGATGATTGATAATATGTATAATTATATTTTAGGTGGAATTAAACAAATATGCCAAGAACAACAGCAGCAGAAACCACTTATTTCTTAA
- a CDS encoding DNA-directed RNA polymerase subunit alpha encodes MGSTKAQFAMPQNMVLDEATATEKYGKFIAEPFEKGFGHTLGNGLRRVLLHSLEGVAVTWIKIDGVLHEYAQAADVVEDVTEIVLNFKNVRFTADGDLPRKLELRANTKGPVTAADIVTDGVTQVVNPEQYICTLDKDTPLRIEFEVASGRGWKSAEDNKPSEAPIGLIPVDSLFSPIERVSYDVSDTRVGQMTDYDKVELEIWTDGRISPEDALRKSAIILRDHLCVFTDDNPEDSTASLIQTPEDEAILSKMLIPVTSVELSVRAQNCLRNAEIKYLGELIQKSESEMLKYRNFGKKSLDEIKDKMLEMGITLNMKLKDEVRVAFNKKLEKEEMKSDAS; translated from the coding sequence ATGGGCTCTACAAAAGCACAATTTGCTATGCCTCAAAACATGGTTTTAGACGAAGCTACAGCTACTGAAAAGTACGGTAAATTTATCGCAGAACCATTCGAGAAAGGCTTTGGTCACACTTTAGGCAATGGCCTAAGACGTGTACTATTGCACTCATTAGAAGGCGTAGCAGTTACGTGGATCAAGATTGACGGCGTTCTTCACGAATATGCTCAAGCAGCAGATGTAGTGGAAGATGTTACTGAAATTGTATTAAACTTCAAAAATGTCCGTTTTACTGCAGATGGTGACCTTCCTCGCAAACTTGAACTTCGCGCTAATACGAAGGGCCCAGTTACTGCGGCAGATATTGTTACTGACGGTGTGACTCAAGTGGTTAACCCTGAGCAGTATATTTGCACTTTGGACAAAGATACCCCACTTAGAATAGAATTTGAAGTGGCTTCTGGTCGCGGTTGGAAGTCTGCTGAAGATAATAAACCTTCAGAAGCACCAATCGGTTTAATTCCTGTCGATTCATTATTCAGTCCAATTGAACGTGTAAGTTACGATGTATCTGACACACGCGTTGGTCAAATGACGGATTATGATAAAGTTGAATTGGAAATCTGGACAGACGGTCGTATCTCACCTGAAGATGCGCTTAGAAAGTCTGCAATTATCCTTCGTGATCATCTCTGTGTATTCACAGATGACAATCCGGAAGATAGTACTGCAAGTCTTATTCAGACTCCTGAAGACGAAGCGATCCTCAGTAAAATGCTCATACCTGTAACTTCAGTAGAACTTAGCGTACGTGCTCAGAACTGCTTAAGAAATGCAGAAATAAAGTACCTCGGCGAATTGATTCAGAAAAGTGAATCAGAAATGCTTAAATACAGGAACTTTGGTAAAAAGTCACTCGATGAAATTAAAGATAAAATGCTCGAGATGGGTATTACCCTCAACATGAAACTCAAAGATGAAGTTCGTGTGGCTTTCAACAAGAAACTCGAAAAAGAGGAGATGAAGTCCGATGCGTCATAG
- a CDS encoding sigma-70 family RNA polymerase sigma factor, with protein sequence MYFIDESVRSYMNNIAELPLISRDDEIELAELIERGSETAREQLIVGNLRLVVKIAHDFKSLGVPLADLISEGNIGLMKAVEKFKPGMGAKFSSYGAWWIKQAIRRCVAEQSRVIRIPVQSAVKMYKIQRVAMHLAEELGRVPSEAEIAEAADISPRSVHNLKVAATSPAISLSTSLKDGEGGVLEDMLPDLMASIPGGEMDERDVKNLLEECVEKHLSEREKLIISMRYGLDGGDQHTLDEISELIGRTRERVRQIQHKALKKLSRHLDEIKK encoded by the coding sequence ATGTATTTTATTGACGAGAGTGTGCGCAGTTATATGAATAATATAGCAGAATTACCATTAATCTCTCGAGATGATGAAATAGAACTAGCAGAATTGATTGAACGAGGATCAGAGACCGCAAGGGAACAACTAATAGTCGGAAATTTGCGTTTAGTTGTCAAGATAGCACATGATTTTAAATCTTTGGGAGTCCCTTTAGCCGATTTAATTTCTGAGGGCAATATAGGCCTAATGAAAGCGGTCGAAAAGTTTAAGCCAGGCATGGGGGCGAAATTTTCTTCTTATGGAGCTTGGTGGATTAAGCAAGCTATTCGTCGCTGTGTTGCGGAACAAAGTCGTGTCATTCGCATCCCCGTACAATCAGCAGTTAAAATGTATAAAATTCAAAGAGTTGCCATGCATTTAGCTGAAGAACTTGGTAGAGTGCCAAGTGAAGCTGAAATTGCGGAAGCCGCAGATATATCCCCGCGATCGGTACACAATTTAAAAGTAGCGGCAACGTCTCCTGCTATATCGCTAAGCACAAGCTTGAAAGATGGCGAGGGTGGCGTTTTAGAAGATATGTTGCCAGATTTAATGGCATCGATTCCCGGTGGGGAAATGGATGAAAGAGATGTTAAAAACCTTCTAGAGGAATGTGTAGAGAAGCATTTATCAGAAAGAGAGAAGCTTATTATCAGTATGCGCTATGGCCTCGATGGAGGAGATCAACATACTTTAGACGAAATAAGTGAGCTCATCGGACGAACTCGAGAGCGGGTAAGGCAAATTCAACATAAAGCCTTGAAGAAGCTCTCTCGGCATTTGGATGAGATTAAGAAATAA
- a CDS encoding efflux RND transporter permease subunit codes for MSRGSNKDIEKGPIAWMVLNPVASNLIMIALLVGGLFTANKIKQEVFPDFDLDTVSVSIAYPGASPEEVEKSIIRAIEENIQGIEGIKEVNSTASEGNASITIELLEGHERMKVYQDIQQEVDRIRTFPEEIERPEVKLRSHRRDVFDIAVYGNVNERLLADQTEILRSRLLSSDQISQVDITDMRNHQITISISRDTLDRYKLTLDQVATIIRKQSVEIPGGGIRTENGELLLRMKERRDYGEQFAKIPIISLANGDVVLLEDLGRIKDGFNEDQDKITFWNGLPALNISIYRVGEETPLSISSDVYDIVDEFNAQNKTVQSVIRMDKSKTYMQRVNLLSRNGLIGLSLVLLSLGLFLEARLAFWVMMGIPISFLGGFVLLPMFGISINMISMFAFLMALGIVVDDAIVVGENVYEHRERGETFVQAAINGTKDVAVPVTFSVITNIVTFLPLMYMPGTIGKIWYTIPIVVISVFAISLFESLFILPSHLAHSEKRERLFIGKIIFNIQQKFSQLFMRAVNKIYGPILKLALKNRYIVLAVACAFMFGIIGFVNSKRIGVVPMMSVESDFASVTASLPYGAPKEKSLKIQEQLLASAKEVVAENGGDQLLVGYYSKIGGGSRTGQSGPHVTEVLVYLKDPEIRPISTEKFTSLWREKSRGIEDLESLVFESDRGGPGSGSSLSIGLTHPDNNILEQASLELSEALAAYPIVKDIDPGFSQGKRQFDFTMRPDGLALGLNSSEVAKQIRQAFYGAEALRQQRGRNEVKVLLRYPQEERATEHDLNSMLIQTSNGKRIPIKEVVEFKSGRAYTKINRLDGNRTIQIKANVTPKSKSEFILSEVLEKDFPKLQEKYPGLKQVFRGKQKDLREGVNSLKVSFLIALFGIYTLLAIPFRSYIQPLIIMLCIPFGIGGAVLAHSIMGFPLSLISFMGIIALSGVVINDSLVLIDYANKQVRKGKNAEEAILLSGIRRFRPILLTTITTFCGLGPMILETSRQARFLVPMAISLGLGIVFATVVMLVLAPAMYLIVNDLSILMKSKKKPDLSK; via the coding sequence ATGAGCCGAGGCTCAAATAAAGATATAGAGAAAGGACCTATCGCATGGATGGTGCTAAACCCCGTTGCATCCAATCTCATTATGATTGCGCTACTTGTTGGCGGACTTTTCACTGCTAATAAAATTAAACAAGAAGTTTTCCCTGACTTCGATTTAGATACGGTCTCGGTATCGATTGCTTACCCTGGCGCAAGTCCTGAAGAAGTCGAAAAAAGTATTATCCGCGCCATTGAGGAAAATATACAAGGCATTGAAGGGATTAAAGAAGTCAACTCAACTGCATCTGAAGGCAATGCTTCGATAACAATTGAACTGCTTGAAGGCCATGAACGAATGAAGGTCTATCAAGATATTCAACAAGAAGTCGATCGCATCCGTACCTTTCCCGAAGAGATTGAACGACCTGAAGTCAAATTACGCAGTCACCGCAGAGATGTATTTGACATCGCAGTCTATGGAAATGTTAATGAACGACTCTTGGCCGATCAGACAGAAATCTTACGTAGCCGCCTGCTCAGCAGTGATCAAATTAGCCAAGTCGACATTACTGACATGCGCAATCACCAAATCACTATATCTATCAGTCGAGATACTTTAGATCGTTATAAACTTACACTTGATCAAGTGGCTACCATCATCCGTAAACAAAGTGTCGAAATCCCTGGCGGAGGAATTCGCACTGAGAATGGCGAACTCCTCTTACGCATGAAAGAAAGGCGTGATTATGGCGAACAATTTGCAAAAATCCCCATCATTAGTCTAGCCAATGGTGACGTCGTCTTACTCGAGGATCTAGGACGTATAAAAGATGGCTTTAACGAAGACCAGGATAAAATCACTTTTTGGAACGGCTTGCCAGCACTCAATATTAGCATCTATCGCGTCGGCGAAGAAACTCCCCTATCAATCTCTTCTGATGTTTACGACATTGTTGATGAATTCAATGCTCAAAACAAAACCGTGCAGTCAGTCATTCGCATGGATAAATCAAAGACCTATATGCAAAGAGTGAACCTCCTTAGCCGTAATGGACTTATAGGTCTCTCTTTAGTTTTACTCTCTCTGGGGCTATTCTTAGAGGCACGCCTGGCCTTTTGGGTGATGATGGGCATCCCAATTTCATTCCTTGGTGGCTTTGTTCTATTACCAATGTTTGGCATTTCCATCAATATGATCTCTATGTTTGCCTTCCTCATGGCTTTAGGCATTGTTGTCGATGATGCGATTGTTGTAGGTGAAAATGTGTATGAACATCGAGAACGAGGAGAAACATTCGTTCAAGCTGCCATTAATGGCACAAAAGATGTCGCTGTGCCGGTCACCTTTAGTGTCATCACTAATATTGTTACTTTTCTCCCTCTCATGTATATGCCCGGTACAATCGGCAAAATTTGGTACACAATCCCCATTGTTGTCATTAGTGTTTTTGCTATATCTTTATTCGAAAGCCTCTTCATCCTCCCCTCGCACTTAGCCCACTCGGAAAAACGTGAACGACTCTTCATTGGAAAAATCATCTTTAATATCCAACAAAAGTTCTCCCAGCTCTTCATGCGTGCAGTTAATAAGATTTACGGCCCCATCCTAAAATTAGCCCTCAAAAATCGCTATATTGTACTCGCCGTGGCCTGTGCTTTTATGTTTGGGATTATTGGCTTTGTAAACAGTAAACGAATTGGCGTCGTCCCCATGATGTCGGTTGAATCAGATTTTGCTTCTGTCACTGCCTCACTCCCCTATGGCGCCCCTAAAGAAAAAAGTTTAAAAATACAAGAACAATTACTCGCTAGTGCTAAAGAAGTCGTTGCCGAAAATGGTGGGGATCAGTTATTAGTTGGCTACTACTCAAAAATTGGCGGAGGTAGTCGTACTGGTCAATCAGGACCCCATGTCACAGAAGTACTTGTCTACCTCAAAGATCCTGAAATTCGACCCATTAGCACCGAAAAATTCACGAGTTTATGGCGGGAAAAAAGTCGTGGAATTGAAGATTTAGAATCACTTGTCTTCGAATCAGATCGTGGGGGGCCGGGCTCGGGATCTTCACTCAGTATTGGTTTAACCCATCCAGATAATAATATCCTCGAGCAGGCATCTTTAGAATTGTCTGAGGCGCTAGCCGCTTATCCCATCGTCAAAGATATCGACCCCGGATTTTCTCAAGGCAAACGTCAATTTGATTTCACCATGCGTCCTGACGGACTTGCTTTAGGACTCAACTCATCTGAAGTCGCCAAGCAAATCCGTCAAGCTTTTTATGGTGCCGAAGCTCTACGTCAACAACGAGGTCGCAACGAAGTTAAAGTTCTTTTGCGATACCCGCAAGAAGAGCGGGCCACCGAACACGATCTGAACTCGATGCTCATTCAAACCAGTAACGGAAAACGCATTCCTATCAAAGAAGTTGTTGAATTCAAAAGTGGCCGCGCCTACACAAAAATTAATCGCCTTGATGGGAATCGAACGATACAAATCAAAGCCAATGTCACCCCTAAGAGTAAGAGTGAATTTATTTTAAGTGAAGTCTTAGAAAAGGACTTCCCTAAACTACAAGAAAAATACCCTGGACTCAAACAAGTGTTTAGGGGTAAACAAAAAGATTTACGAGAAGGCGTCAACTCACTTAAAGTTAGTTTTTTGATTGCACTCTTCGGGATTTATACTTTGCTAGCTATCCCCTTCAGAAGTTATATTCAACCACTTATTATCATGTTATGTATTCCTTTTGGCATAGGTGGAGCCGTTCTTGCTCACTCAATAATGGGCTTTCCTTTAAGCTTAATTAGCTTCATGGGTATCATTGCACTTTCTGGAGTTGTTATCAATGACTCATTAGTGCTTATCGACTATGCTAACAAGCAAGTAAGAAAAGGTAAGAATGCCGAAGAGGCCATACTCCTTTCAGGAATAAGACGCTTCCGTCCTATTTTACTCACCACTATCACTACCTTCTGTGGTTTAGGACCCATGATCCTAGAAACCTCCCGTCAAGCACGTTTTCTAGTACCCATGGCTATATCTTTAGGGCTAGGAATCGTTTTCGCCACTGTCGTAATGCTAGTACTTGCTCCTGCTATGTATTTAATCGTTAACGATTTAAGTATTTTAATGAAGTCCAAAAAAAAGCCTGATTTAAGTAAATAA
- the rpsD gene encoding 30S ribosomal protein S4, whose product MGKYSGNKGKICRRFGVNLFGNMKYDKVLAKRPNPPGVHGANAARKKLSEYGKQLIEKQKLKITYGLREKQFRITFDRAAKLSGVTGNNLMILLEARLDNVVYRLGFAPTRSAARQLVGHGHVRINGRRCNISSYSVRPGDVVTLKDSSRSKALVQRHLDGTRGETPEWVSLIKDELKGEIVRLPEREEIPSVADELMVVELYSK is encoded by the coding sequence ATGGGTAAGTATTCCGGAAATAAAGGTAAAATTTGCCGTCGTTTTGGTGTCAACCTCTTCGGTAACATGAAATATGATAAAGTTCTAGCTAAGCGCCCGAATCCTCCTGGTGTTCACGGTGCTAACGCTGCAAGAAAGAAGCTTTCTGAGTATGGTAAGCAGCTTATTGAAAAGCAAAAACTTAAAATCACTTACGGTCTAAGAGAGAAGCAATTCCGTATTACTTTCGATCGTGCTGCAAAGCTTAGTGGTGTAACTGGTAACAACTTGATGATTCTTCTCGAAGCTCGTCTTGATAACGTTGTTTATCGTTTAGGTTTCGCTCCAACTCGTTCAGCTGCTCGTCAATTAGTTGGTCACGGTCACGTTCGTATCAACGGTCGTCGTTGTAATATCTCATCATACAGTGTTCGCCCTGGTGATGTAGTGACTCTTAAAGATTCTTCTCGTTCAAAAGCTCTCGTTCAAAGACACCTTGATGGTACTCGTGGCGAAACTCCTGAATGGGTAAGTCTTATTAAGGACGAACTAAAAGGTGAAATCGTACGTCTCCCAGAACGCGAAGAAATTCCTTCTGTTGCAGACGAATTGATGGTCGTAGAACTTTACTCAAAATAA
- the rplQ gene encoding 50S ribosomal protein L17, translating into MRHRKKVFKIGRSTSHRKCMMANMLTSLFTHGRIKTTIVRGKELGRQASKMITLAKAGDLHQRRQAISVIRDLDAVRELFDNIAPTFKDRNGGYTRVLRLGKRRGDNAELALVELVGFEANFEAAEEVEEVVADEAAAEETSEGTKEA; encoded by the coding sequence ATGCGTCATAGAAAGAAAGTTTTCAAGATTGGTCGTTCGACAAGTCACCGCAAATGTATGATGGCTAATATGCTTACTAGTCTCTTTACACATGGTCGTATTAAAACTACCATTGTAAGAGGCAAAGAATTAGGCCGTCAAGCATCTAAAATGATTACATTAGCGAAAGCTGGTGATCTTCACCAACGTCGTCAAGCAATTTCAGTTATCCGTGATTTGGATGCTGTAAGAGAGCTTTTCGACAATATCGCCCCTACATTCAAAGATCGTAATGGTGGTTACACTCGTGTGCTCCGTCTCGGTAAGCGTCGTGGTGATAATGCTGAACTAGCACTAGTTGAGCTCGTTGGTTTTGAAGCCAACTTTGAAGCTGCAGAAGAAGTTGAAGAAGTAGTAGCTGATGAAGCTGCTGCAGAAGAAACATCTGAAGGCACTAAAGAAGCTTAA
- the rpsK gene encoding 30S ribosomal protein S11: MADFLEDDPNAIQLKQVTRKKGAKGRTPVNVTNGIVHVVASFNNTKVSISDVHGNVLAWSSAGKMGFKGSRKSTAYAAQLVATEASKRAMTYGMREVEVRVKGPGAGRESAVRGVSAAGLDISLIKDVTPIPHNGCRPPKRRRV; this comes from the coding sequence ATGGCAGATTTTTTAGAAGACGACCCAAACGCTATTCAGCTTAAACAGGTCACAAGAAAGAAGGGTGCAAAAGGTCGCACTCCTGTAAACGTAACAAATGGTATCGTCCACGTTGTTGCATCATTCAATAATACTAAAGTATCAATTTCTGACGTACACGGTAATGTTCTTGCCTGGTCATCAGCAGGTAAAATGGGCTTCAAAGGTTCTAGAAAGAGTACTGCTTACGCAGCTCAACTAGTAGCAACTGAAGCTTCTAAGCGTGCAATGACTTACGGTATGCGTGAAGTTGAAGTAAGAGTTAAAGGTCCTGGCGCAGGTCGTGAATCAGCGGTTCGTGGTGTTAGTGCTGCAGGTCTTGACATTAGTTTAATTAAAGACGTTACACCCATCCCACACAATGGCTGTCGTCCACCTAAGAGAAGAAGGGTTTAG
- the rpsM gene encoding 30S ribosomal protein S13, with protein sequence MPRIMGVDLPTNKKIKISLTYLYGIGAATALEILNTAKINPDKRASELSDSDISSITKLLDSTYEVEGDLRRQLALSVRRLQAVNCYRGIRHKRCLPCRGQRTKTNARTRKGKKKTIGAVRDKSARNQMK encoded by the coding sequence ATGCCAAGAATTATGGGTGTCGATTTACCGACAAACAAAAAAATTAAAATCTCTCTTACGTATCTTTATGGTATCGGTGCTGCAACTGCACTTGAGATTTTAAATACAGCAAAAATTAATCCAGATAAACGTGCATCAGAACTTAGCGATAGCGATATTTCGTCTATCACTAAGTTGTTAGATTCAACTTATGAAGTTGAAGGTGATCTCAGAAGGCAGCTTGCTCTTTCTGTACGTCGTCTTCAAGCGGTTAACTGCTATCGCGGTATCCGTCACAAGAGATGTCTTCCTTGTCGCGGTCAGAGAACCAAAACAAATGCTCGTACGAGAAAAGGTAAGAAGAAGACTATCGGTGCGGTACGTGACAAATCAGCACGTAACCAAATGAAATAA
- a CDS encoding tetratricopeptide repeat protein → MMNWLNNYNNVQKDSSFYELKDFCLLEVKGDDAEAVLQGQSTNDVKELNDKSMHLSSLLTPQGKIISHHFLLKINKNNFYLLCARSVVNDVKAHLEKHIIMEDADLTLRNELKLYHLYKLDASSSMMKEMGIQQVEARRIYEHNSQYLLTAGFLGLDSAILITAEKTPPALKLEMCDETFKSLRMEAGFPIQDADYNQSTLLPESGLQLHCVSYTKGCFTGQEIVARVKYRGNVNRYLSAILVDSVPAELKQNDFLCTIDGKKIGLYKSQTWSPVLKKFILYVYLNKKFREPGMSVSFIDSECQEYKGNVSSLPPVAESNAIELARECYYQALELFATSDEVQDIAAEPLLKRALYLDPSYQDAYEALGVLLSRHERFDEAIELMKRLKELSPNTVMAYTNLSVFYMKKGMIDEAEAEKQEGTLTTFRIAAAKRKQKINNKDLETAANAERERRRGMFNEVLEIDVDDLAANFGLGKIALELKQADEAIKYLEKCLELKRDYSVCCTLLARAYILVKREEEAKSLLLKGIVIAHEKGELMPKQEMEMLLQQLN, encoded by the coding sequence ATGATGAATTGGCTCAATAACTATAATAATGTCCAAAAAGATAGCTCGTTTTATGAATTAAAGGATTTTTGTCTGCTTGAGGTCAAAGGAGATGATGCTGAGGCTGTACTACAGGGGCAGAGTACCAATGATGTTAAAGAATTAAATGATAAAAGTATGCATTTATCATCTTTATTGACTCCGCAGGGAAAGATTATTTCACATCATTTTTTACTTAAGATTAATAAGAATAATTTTTATCTTCTGTGTGCAAGATCAGTGGTGAATGATGTGAAGGCACACTTAGAGAAGCACATCATTATGGAAGACGCAGACTTAACTCTGCGAAATGAATTAAAGCTTTATCATTTATATAAACTTGATGCAAGTTCATCGATGATGAAAGAGATGGGCATTCAACAAGTAGAAGCTCGACGTATCTACGAGCATAATTCACAATATTTATTAACAGCAGGGTTCCTAGGTCTGGATAGTGCGATTTTAATTACAGCAGAAAAAACGCCACCAGCGCTTAAGTTAGAAATGTGCGATGAGACATTTAAAAGTTTGCGAATGGAAGCGGGTTTTCCCATTCAAGATGCTGATTATAATCAAAGTACCTTATTGCCAGAAAGTGGTTTGCAATTGCATTGTGTATCCTATACCAAGGGATGCTTTACGGGACAAGAAATCGTTGCAAGAGTTAAGTATAGAGGCAATGTGAATCGTTACCTTAGTGCCATCCTTGTTGATTCAGTTCCTGCTGAACTCAAGCAAAATGATTTCTTATGTACAATAGACGGCAAAAAAATTGGACTTTATAAAAGTCAAACTTGGTCACCAGTCTTAAAAAAATTCATTCTTTATGTCTATCTAAATAAAAAGTTTCGTGAACCTGGCATGAGTGTGAGTTTTATTGATAGTGAGTGTCAAGAATATAAAGGGAATGTGAGTTCTTTGCCTCCTGTTGCGGAAAGCAATGCAATAGAGCTTGCGCGCGAATGTTATTATCAAGCCCTAGAGTTATTTGCGACATCAGATGAAGTACAAGATATTGCCGCGGAGCCTTTATTGAAGCGGGCCTTGTATTTAGATCCTAGTTATCAAGATGCCTATGAGGCTTTGGGTGTCTTGCTTTCACGGCATGAACGTTTTGATGAAGCAATAGAACTGATGAAACGACTTAAGGAGCTCAGCCCCAATACTGTAATGGCCTACACCAATCTTTCTGTTTTTTATATGAAAAAGGGCATGATAGATGAAGCTGAAGCAGAGAAGCAAGAAGGGACATTGACCACATTTCGCATAGCGGCTGCTAAACGTAAGCAAAAAATTAATAATAAAGATTTAGAAACAGCGGCGAATGCTGAGCGTGAAAGACGTCGAGGGATGTTTAATGAAGTCTTAGAAATAGATGTTGACGACTTAGCGGCTAATTTTGGCTTAGGAAAAATTGCCTTAGAGCTTAAGCAGGCAGATGAAGCAATAAAATATTTAGAAAAATGCCTGGAGCTTAAAAGAGATTATTCCGTTTGCTGTACTTTGCTAGCTCGAGCCTATATACTAGTGAAAAGAGAAGAAGAGGCTAAGTCCCTCTTGTTAAAAGGCATTGTAATTGCACATGAGAAAGGTGAGTTAATGCCAAAACAAGAAATGGAGATGCTTCTACAACAATTAAACTAG
- a CDS encoding efflux RND transporter periplasmic adaptor subunit, translating into MKVKSFVASVIQVLIVVAIIIAAWKYYQYLMDTTPKNSIKPRKERAVRVRLMELKKTTESIVLYTSGKVIPERKLSIKPRITGEIISIHPSLHPGGSILKGEILVEIDPTDFEIAITKARSELREAEFNYQLERGEQDVAKYEWNFLEDRDKISDLEKQLILRIPHLDKAQADIAAAKAQLKQAELNLARTKIRAPYNVQVITRNITEGSQVNLQSSIAELVNSDTFWIEASIAYERLPWIKTKTKDSLGAKASIIPSGVISKGFTWEGRVLRKLPNISENARRARILIDVKAPLEQHDTPLLLNAYVRVTIAGPQIKNIYKIPANIVHEGNKLHLINKEGRLAIKEVQILWSDAQYIYVQEGLEDGDLLVTTRIGSAVPGLKLEAIRNKK; encoded by the coding sequence ATGAAAGTAAAATCTTTTGTAGCTTCAGTAATTCAGGTACTTATCGTAGTTGCCATCATTATCGCCGCGTGGAAATACTACCAGTACTTAATGGACACTACACCAAAAAACTCAATTAAGCCCCGCAAGGAAAGAGCCGTCCGCGTACGACTCATGGAACTCAAAAAAACGACCGAGAGCATCGTCCTTTACACTAGTGGAAAAGTTATTCCGGAGAGAAAACTCAGCATTAAACCTCGGATTACCGGAGAAATCATCTCAATCCATCCATCACTGCATCCAGGTGGCTCTATCCTAAAAGGAGAAATTCTTGTTGAAATTGATCCTACTGATTTCGAAATTGCTATTACAAAAGCCCGTAGTGAACTCCGTGAAGCTGAATTTAATTATCAGCTTGAGCGGGGGGAGCAAGATGTGGCTAAATACGAATGGAATTTCCTTGAAGATCGCGACAAAATTAGCGATCTAGAAAAACAACTCATTTTGCGTATCCCGCATCTCGATAAAGCTCAGGCCGATATCGCCGCGGCAAAAGCTCAGCTTAAACAGGCCGAACTCAACCTTGCCAGAACAAAAATTCGCGCGCCTTATAATGTCCAAGTTATCACTCGTAATATAACTGAAGGCTCACAAGTGAATCTTCAAAGCTCCATTGCGGAACTGGTAAATTCTGACACCTTTTGGATTGAAGCTTCGATTGCCTACGAAAGACTCCCATGGATAAAGACGAAGACAAAAGACTCCCTCGGTGCGAAAGCCTCTATTATCCCCAGTGGCGTTATTTCAAAAGGCTTTACTTGGGAAGGACGAGTTCTGCGCAAGCTACCCAACATCTCTGAAAATGCACGCAGAGCACGAATCCTCATTGACGTTAAGGCCCCCTTAGAACAACACGATACGCCACTTTTACTCAATGCTTATGTGAGAGTTACAATTGCTGGTCCCCAAATTAAAAATATCTATAAAATACCGGCAAACATTGTTCATGAAGGCAATAAGCTACATTTGATAAACAAAGAGGGTCGACTCGCCATCAAAGAAGTGCAGATCCTTTGGTCAGACGCGCAATACATTTATGTTCAGGAAGGTCTTGAAGATGGTGATTTACTCGTGACGACTCGCATAGGTTCGGCTGTCCCAGGCTTAAAGCTTGAAGCCATTAGGAATAAAAAATGA
- the rpmJ gene encoding 50S ribosomal protein L36, whose product MKVRASVKKMCEHCRVIKREGVVRIICNKNPRHKQRQG is encoded by the coding sequence ATGAAAGTTAGAGCTTCAGTTAAAAAAATGTGTGAACATTGCCGCGTAATTAAGCGGGAGGGCGTTGTCAGAATCATCTGTAACAAGAACCCTAGACACAAACAGAGACAAGGGTAG